In Scyliorhinus canicula chromosome 8, sScyCan1.1, whole genome shotgun sequence, one DNA window encodes the following:
- the LOC119970038 gene encoding beta-1,3-galactosyltransferase 5-like has product MKLKRYLKVLALGLLLASAYLMLHFRAAWGLTRESGQSLRDVRTFLEQVKSKEEDENADRSSGIDFDALYSWQYESPPCEKGQALLILVTSANANIDHRNAIRNTWALGWQESPFPWQVVFLLGQASDEGTADLVRLEQEQFQDLLVGSYLDTYRNLTLKVMHGLRWAVRTCQPAYILKTDDDCFVNTDRLPRFLVMDNPFRSRLYAGSLFAAGKREVIRNPWSKWYVSWQDYGKERYPPYVSGVGYVLSLDAAAAILRVALSVRPIPVEDAYIGILAELAGIPVLSSSRFSKHNVNWRVCNYRYLMVIHHLSAQQQQVAHHNMVKARTACSDNPDITRWS; this is encoded by the coding sequence ATGAAGTTAAAGAGGTACTTGAAAGTTCTTGCGCTCGGACTGCTACTGGCGTCCGCATATCTGATGTTACATTTCCGTGCGGCCTGGGGGCTGACTCGGGAATCtggccagtcactgagggacgtcCGCACATTTCTGGAGCAGGTGAAGAGCAAGGAGGAAGACGAGAATGCCGACAGAAGCTCTGGGATTGACTTTGACGCTCTGTACAGTTGGCAATATGAGTCTCCTCCATGCGAGAAGGGGCAGGCCCTCCTGATCCTGGTGACGTCGGCCAACGCCAACATTGACCACAGGAATGCCATTCGCAACACCTGGGCTCTGGGGTGGCAGGAGAGCCCCTTCCCCTGGCAAGTGGTCTTCTTGCTTGGCCAGGCCTCGGACGAAGGAACAGCCGACCTAGTCCGATTGGAGCAGGAGCAATTCCAGGACCTGTTGGTCGGAAGCTATCTGGACACTTACAGAAACCTAACGCTAAAGGTCATGCACGGGTTAAGGTGGGCAGTGAGAACTTGCCAGCCCGCATACATCCTCAAAACCGACGATGACTGCTTTGTGAACACGGATAGGCTGCCTCGCTTTCTGGTCATGGACAACCCGTTCCGCAGCAGACTCTACGCAGGCTCTCTGTTTGCAGCCGGGAAGAGGGAAGTCATCCGGAATCCCTGGAGCAAATGGTACGTGTCCTGGCAGGATTATGGGAAGGAGCGCTACCCTCCCTACGTGAGCGGGGTGGGCTATGTGCTCTCGCTGGACGCCGCTGCCGCCATCCTGAGGGTGGCGCTATCCGTCCGTCCGATTCCCGTCGAGGATGCTTACATCGGAATCCTGGCGGAATTGGCCGGAATTCCAGTGCTCTCGAGCAGCCGCTTCAGCAAACACAACGTAAACTGGAGAGTTTGCAACTACAGGTACCTGATGGTCATTCACCACCTCAGCGCTCAACAGCAGCAGGTAGCCCATCATAACATGGTTAAGGCCCGGACGGCTTGTTCAGACAATCCAGACATCACCAGGTGGAGCTGA